DNA from Serinibacter salmoneus:
GAGCTCATCGGCGTAGGCGAGCGCGGCGGCGTAGATCTGGCCGCCGCCCATCACCCACACCTCCTCCAGGTCCGCGGGCTCGGCGAGCAGTTCCAGCGCGGCCTCCAGGGAGGTAACGACCTCACCGCCCGTGGCCTCGAACTCCGCGTTGCGGGTGACGACCACGCTGCGGCTGTTCGGCATGGGGCGCATCGAGGGCGGCATGGACTCCCAGGTGGTGCGCCCCATGATCACCGGGTGCCCGGCGACCGTCTCGCGGAAGTGCGCGAAGTCCTCCGGCACGTCCCACGGCAGGTCGCCGTCGGCAGCGATCGTTCCCGCGGGCGTCTGCGCCCAGACCATGCCCAGCATGTCGTCACCTCTCGTTGGGGGGACCTTCACACTGCCACGGGAGCGCTGATCGCGGGGTGATGGATATACCCGTGCACCGAGATGTCCTCAAAGGTGTAGTCGAACAGGGAGTCCGCGCGCCGTAGTTCCAGGCGGGGAAGCGGGTAGGGATCGCGCGCGAGTTGGGTGCGCACCTGCTCGAGATGATTGTCGTAGATGTGGCAGTCCCCGCCGGTCCAGATGAAGTCCCCGACCGCCAGGTCGGCCTGCTGCGCCACCATGTGGGTCAGCAGCGCATAGGAGGCGATATTGAACGGCACGCCCAGGAACATGTCGGCGCTGCGCTGGTAGAGCTGCAGCGAGAGGCGCCCGTCGGCCACGTAGAACTGGAAGAAGGCGTGGCAGGGCGCCAGCGCCATGGCATCCAGGTCGGCGACGTTCCAGGCCGAGACGAGCAGTCGGCGGGAGTCGGGGTTGCGGCGGATCTGCTCCATCACGCCCGCGAGCTGGTCGATGTGTCCGCCGTCCGGGGTGGGCCAGGAGCGCCACTGCACGCCGTAGACGGGGCCGAGGTCGCCGTCCGCATCGGCCCACTCGTTCCAGATCCGCACCCCGTTCTCCTGCAGGTAGCGCACATTGCTGTCCCCCTGGAGGAACCAGAGCAGCTCGTGGACCACGGACTTCAGGTGCACCCGCTTGGTGGTGACCAGGGGGAAGCCCTCGGACAGGTCGAAGCGGAGTTGGGCGCCGAAGATGCTGCGGGTGCCGGTGCCCGTGCGGTCCCCCTTGGGGGTGCCCTGGGTGAGCACGCGCTCCAGGAGGTCCTCGTACGGCGGCCGGGGCTGCGACGTCATGCCACATGGTAGGCGCGCGACGCCCCCTCCCCGCCACCCGTCCGCGAGGTTCTCCCGTCCCGTTCGCGAGGTGTTTCTGCAGGCACCACGAGGTGGTTCTGCAGGCACCACGAGGTGTTTCTGCAGGCATCACGAGGTGGCTCTGCAGGTACTGCGAGGGCGGTTCCCTGGTGTTCGCGGGGCCCTTTCGCCCCGCAGCACCGCGGTGTCAGGATGGCGCCATGGCCGACGACGCAGCCCCCGACCCGATCCTTCTCGCCCGGTACCTGGGTGACCACAGGTGGGAGGGCCGCAACGAGCGGGGGGCGAGCGTCGCCGTCGGGCCGGAGGGGGAGGACGGCGTGTTCTCCCCGGGTGAGTTGCTCGCCATCGCGGTGGCGGCGTGCACCGGGATGAGCGCGGAGCGGCGGATCACCTCCGAACTCGGCGATGAGGTCGCGCTGTCGGTGGGCGCCACACGGCACAAGAACGCGGAGGAGAACCGGTACGAGCGGATCGCCGTCGAACTCGTTGTGGCGGCCTCCCAGATGGACCCGGAGCGCCGGGAGCGCATGCTGCGCACGGCGCGCACCGCCGTCGACAAACTCTGCACGGTCTCGCGGTCGGTCACCGCCGGCCTCGAGGTCGACCTCACCCTGGAGGGCGAGGCGTAGGGGCGCGACTGCCTCGCGGTGCCTGCAGAACCACCTCGCGGTGCCTGCAGAACTGCCTCGCGAAGGGGTGGGTCAGGAGCCGACGACGGGGGAGCGGCGCTCCAGCAGCACCGTGTCCCGCCAGACGCCCGCCATGGGGCCGTGCGTCATCTTCCCCACGCGCTCGCGGGTGCCGATCACCCGGAACCCCGCGGACTCGTGCAGTCGGATGCTCGCGGCGTTCTCCGGGAACACCGCGGACTGCAGGGTCCAGAAACCGGCATCCTCGCTCTCCCGGACGGTGTTGCGCAGCAGTTTCCCGCCGATCCCGCGCTCCCGTGCCTCGGGCGATACGTAGATCGAGACCTCCAGCACCCCCACGTACACCAGGCGCGTGTTGGTGGGCGAGCAGGCCACCCAGCCGAGCACCCGCCCATCGCCGTCCAGCGCCACGGTGCGCAGGATCGGCAGCTTCTCCCGATCGAACTGCGCCCAGGTGGGTGGGGTGTCGGAGAAGGTCGCGTGGCCCGTCTCGATACCGGCGGCGTAGATCGCGTACACCTGCTCCCAATGGGTCGCATTGAGCGCTGCGAGCCGGACGTCGCCTCCTTGTGCCATGCCCCGATCCTGGCAGTGCGGCATGTCCCGCCTGATAGTGGGGCGTTACGGTCTCGTGACGGATCATCGGGTCCCCGAGCGGCCGAGCAATCGGTGAGCGGACCGTGTCACGCATCACACCGAATCGGTGATGAACTAGGGGCGCCCGGGAGTGCCGGGTACTGGCACGTGAAGGAGGTTGGACGTGGCGAAGGAGAAGACCCGGGCGCAGGTACGCGAGAGCGATGCACCGGCTGCGATGGAGCACCTGGTGGAGCCGGCACTGGCGCTGGCTCAGCAGTGGTCGAATGCCGCGAGCGCCGGCGCGAGCAAGGCGGAGAACGCGGCCTCGGACACCCTCGCCCAACTCGTGGCGGACCCGGCCGGGCTCGATCTGGCGGTGGCGTTCGTGGACCGGGTGGCCCGCCCCGAGGACCCGGCCGTCGCCGCGCGTGAACTCGCGCACCTGCCGGCCGAGGCGGCCGCGGCGTTCCTGACGCCGAGCGACCGGGCGCTGTTCGCCGTCGGGCAGAAGGTGGCGCCCCTGGCCCCGGAGGTGGTGGTGCCGGCCGCGCGGATGCGGCTGCGTCAGCTCGTGGGTCACCTGGTGGTGGACGCCGAGGACGCCGCGCTGACCAAGCGCCTGGCCCGCGCCCGCAGCGAGGGTTACCGGCTGAACATCAACCTGCTCGGTGAGGCCGTGCTCGGGGAGAAGGAGGCGGCCTCCCGGGTGCAGCGCACGATCGCGCTGCTGCGCCGCGGCGACGTGGACTACGTCTCGATCAAGGTCTCCTCCCTGGTCTCGCAGATCTCCCACTGGGACTCCCCGGGCACGGTGGCCCGGGTGCTGACCCGGCTGCGCCCGCTGTACCGCGAGGCGGTGCGCCGCGGCGCCTTCGTGAACCTGGACATGGAGGAGTACCACGACCTCGACCTCACCATCGAGGTGTTCGAGGCGCTGCTCGCGGAGGAGGAGTTCGCCGACCTGGACGCGGGGATCGTGCTGCAGGCCTACCTGCCGGACGCCCCGGCGGCCCTGGAGCGGATCATCGAGATCTCCCGCCGCCGGGTCGCCGCCGGCGGCAAGCGCGTGAAGGTGCGCCTGGTCAAGGGCGCCAACCTCGCGATGGAGCGGGTGGAGGCCGAGCAGCACGACTGGCCGCAGGCCCCGCACGTCTCCAAGGCCGCGAGCGACGCCACCTACGTGCGGATGATGGAGCGCGCCCTGCAGAGCGAGGTGGCGGCCGTGCTGCGCATCGGCGTGGCCGGTCACAACCTGCCGCACCTGGCCCTGGCGCACCTGCTGGCCACCGAGCGTGGCGTGAGCGACGCCCTGGACATCGAGATGCTGCAGGGCATGGCCCCGGCGCAGTCCCGCGCGGTGCGCGAGACGATCGGGCGCACCGTGCTGCTGTACACCCCGGTGGTGGCCAAGGCGGACTTCGACGTGGCCGTCTCCTACCTGGTGCGCCGGTTGGAGGAGAACGCCTCCCCGGAGAACTACCTGCATCAGAGCCTCACGCAGGAGGGCCAGCAGGAGGCGCGCGAGCGGTTCGTCGCCTCCGTGCGCGGCGCCGCCAGCGTCACCACCACGCCCCGGCGCCGGGGCGAGCCCGCCCCGGTCCCGCCGCTGGAGGAGCCCTTCCGCAACGCGGCCGACGCCGACCCGTCCGTGGCGATCATCCGGGAGAAGGCCACCGCCGCCATGGCCTCGCGCCCCGACCTGACGCCCACCAGCGCCCAGGCGTCCTCGCTCGAGGAGGTCGACGACGTGGTCGCGCTCGCGCAGGCCGCCGCCGAGGTCTGGGGCCAGGTCAGCGCGCCGCAGCGGGCCGCCGTGCTCGCGGACGTCGCGGACCGGCTGGAGGCCAGACGCTGGGAGATCCTCTCGGTGATGGCGCACGAGGCGGGCAAGACCGCCGGGGAGGGCGACCCGGAGGTCACCGAGGCGATCGACTTCGCCCGCTACTACGCCCGCAGCGCCCTGGCGTTGGCGGATGTGGACGCCACCTTCACCCCGGTGCCGGTCACCCTGGTCACCCCGCCGTGGAACTTCCCGGTCGCGATCTGCGCGGGCGGGCTGCTGGCCGCGCTCGCGGCGGGCTCCGCGGTGATCCTCAAGCCCTCCCCGAGCGCCACCCGGTGCGGTGAGGTGGTCGCGGACGTGATCCGGGAGGCGCTGGCCGCCGCCGGCCACGACCCCGAGACGCTGCAGGTGCTGCGGGTCCCGGAGGATGAGGTGGGCAAGCACCTGATCACGCACGACGGCGTGGACCAGGTGATCCTGACCGGCGCCATGGAGACGGCTCGCCTGTTCGCCGACTGGCGCGCCGAGCGCCCGGGCGGGCCGGCCGTGTACGCGGAGACGTCGGGGAAGAACGCGATCATCGTGACCCCGAGCGCGGACATCGACCTGGCCGTGGCGGATGTGGTGCGCAGCGCGTTCGGGCACGCGGGGCAGAAGTGCTCCGCGGCGTCCCTGGTGATCCTGGTGGGGTCGATGGCCACCTCCCGCCGCTTCCGCAACCAGTTGCTCGACGCCGTCTCCTCCCTGCGTGTGGGGGTGCCGCAGGACCTGGGCACGGGCATGGGCCCGGTGATCGAGGCCCCCAGCGGGAAACTGGAGCGCGCGTTGACCACGCTGGAACCGGGGGAGCGGTGGGCCATCGCGCCCCAGCAGCTGCCCGCGCCGGCGGGCAGCGAGCAGTGGCAGGGGCACCTGTGGCGGCCCGGCGTGCGCTCGGGTGTGCGCCCCGGCTCCTGGTTCCACCTGACGGAGTGCTTCGGCCCGGTGCTCGGCGTGATGACCGCCGCGACCCTGACCGAGGCGATCGACATCCAGAACCAGGTCGCCTTCGGTCTCACCGGGGGCCTGCAGTCCCTGGATGCGCAGGAGATCGCGCAGTGGCTGGAGGAGGTCGAGGTGGGCAACGCCTACATCAACCGCCACATCACCGGTGCGATCGTGCAGCGGCAGTCCTTCGGCGGCTGGAAGGCCTCGGTGATGGGTCCGGGCGCCAAGGCGGGCGGCCCCGGGTACGTGGCCCAGCTCGGCACGTGGAGCGAGGACGCCGAGCGCTGGTCGCAGCGGGCGGCGCTGACCGACGACGCGATCGACCTGGCCGAGGTGCGCGCCGCGGACGCAGCCTGGGCGGCCCAGGCACTGGCGGGCAGCGACCCCACGGGCCTGGCCTCGCAGGAGAACACGTTGCGCTACCGCCCCTTCCCGGCGATCACGGTGCGCGCCGCGGCGGGGTCCTCGCGCTGGGACCTGCGCCGGGCGCTGGCGGCGGCCGAGACGGTCGGGGTGCAGCGGGTCGTGGTGAGCGTGGACCCGAGTCTGCCGGTCACCGCCGAACCGGCCGATTCACCGGCCTGCGTGGTGAGTTGGCGCACCGAGACCGAGGAGGACTTCGCCGCCCGGGTGGCGCAGGGCACCAGCACCGAGCGGATCCGGTGGATCGGCGCCCGGGGTGAGTCCGCGCCGTCGGGCACCTGGAGCGCCGCGGTGCAGGCCGAGGTGACCCTCATCGATGCGCCGGTGTTCACCGACCCCGAGTTGGAGCTGCGCACGGTGACCCGGGAGCAGGCGATCTCCCGCACCAAGCACCGCTACGGGCACCTGCACGCCTGAGCGCGCTTGCCTGACATCCGCGAGTCCGTGCCGCCCGCGCCGAGACCGTGGCCCGGGCGCACGTGCTCGCGTCGGCCGCCACGTCCTCGGGGTTGCGGGGTGCCCGCCTTCACGGGGGGTCAGGGGTGGTCCGTGCAGTACCCGTCGACGCCGGCCGCGAGCACCCGCTCGCGGTCGGCGTCGGCGTTGACGGTGTAGGTCCACACGGTCAGCGAGGCCGTGTGGGCTGCCGCTACCAGTTCGGGCGTCACGGTGTCGTGGCGCAGTACCAGCATCGAGACCCCCGCCTCGGTCAACTCCGGGAGATCCTCCTCCTGCGGTGCCGCCTCCGTGATCAACCCGATCGGCACCGACCAGGGTGCGAGCAGGTCGAGCGCAGCCGTCAGCACGATCGGGTCGAAGGAGGTCACCGCCACCCGGGCCGACTCCAGCAGGGGGCGCCAGACCGCGTTGCATCGCCAGGCCTCGGCCACCGCGGCGACGACGTCGCGCGCCTCGTGCACGATGGGCGTCTTGATCTCCAGGTCCACCGCGAGGCCCGCCGCCGCGACCTCGTCCAGGTGCGGGACCCGCTGCACCGGCCCGGTCCCGCCCGAGGCGTCCAGCGCCCGCAGGGTCTCCCAGGTGGCGCGCTCGGCGAGCGTGCCGGGTTCCCAGCCACGTGCCAGGGCGTCGGTGGTGCGGTCAGGGGTGTCGTCGTGCAGCAGGAACGGCACGCCGTCGGCGGAGAGCTGGACGTCGGTCTCGATCGCGTCCGCCCCGGCCCGGGCCGCG
Protein-coding regions in this window:
- a CDS encoding bifunctional proline dehydrogenase/L-glutamate gamma-semialdehyde dehydrogenase; the encoded protein is MAKEKTRAQVRESDAPAAMEHLVEPALALAQQWSNAASAGASKAENAASDTLAQLVADPAGLDLAVAFVDRVARPEDPAVAARELAHLPAEAAAAFLTPSDRALFAVGQKVAPLAPEVVVPAARMRLRQLVGHLVVDAEDAALTKRLARARSEGYRLNINLLGEAVLGEKEAASRVQRTIALLRRGDVDYVSIKVSSLVSQISHWDSPGTVARVLTRLRPLYREAVRRGAFVNLDMEEYHDLDLTIEVFEALLAEEEFADLDAGIVLQAYLPDAPAALERIIEISRRRVAAGGKRVKVRLVKGANLAMERVEAEQHDWPQAPHVSKAASDATYVRMMERALQSEVAAVLRIGVAGHNLPHLALAHLLATERGVSDALDIEMLQGMAPAQSRAVRETIGRTVLLYTPVVAKADFDVAVSYLVRRLEENASPENYLHQSLTQEGQQEARERFVASVRGAASVTTTPRRRGEPAPVPPLEEPFRNAADADPSVAIIREKATAAMASRPDLTPTSAQASSLEEVDDVVALAQAAAEVWGQVSAPQRAAVLADVADRLEARRWEILSVMAHEAGKTAGEGDPEVTEAIDFARYYARSALALADVDATFTPVPVTLVTPPWNFPVAICAGGLLAALAAGSAVILKPSPSATRCGEVVADVIREALAAAGHDPETLQVLRVPEDEVGKHLITHDGVDQVILTGAMETARLFADWRAERPGGPAVYAETSGKNAIIVTPSADIDLAVADVVRSAFGHAGQKCSAASLVILVGSMATSRRFRNQLLDAVSSLRVGVPQDLGTGMGPVIEAPSGKLERALTTLEPGERWAIAPQQLPAPAGSEQWQGHLWRPGVRSGVRPGSWFHLTECFGPVLGVMTAATLTEAIDIQNQVAFGLTGGLQSLDAQEIAQWLEEVEVGNAYINRHITGAIVQRQSFGGWKASVMGPGAKAGGPGYVAQLGTWSEDAERWSQRAALTDDAIDLAEVRAADAAWAAQALAGSDPTGLASQENTLRYRPFPAITVRAAAGSSRWDLRRALAAAETVGVQRVVVSVDPSLPVTAEPADSPACVVSWRTETEEDFAARVAQGTSTERIRWIGARGESAPSGTWSAAVQAEVTLIDAPVFTDPELELRTVTREQAISRTKHRYGHLHA
- a CDS encoding glycerophosphodiester phosphodiesterase; translated protein: MSTAFPLVPGPGRPLVIAHRGAPAAHPENTAAAFGAAARAGADAIETDVQLSADGVPFLLHDDTPDRTTDALARGWEPGTLAERATWETLRALDASGGTGPVQRVPHLDEVAAAGLAVDLEIKTPIVHEARDVVAAVAEAWRCNAVWRPLLESARVAVTSFDPIVLTAALDLLAPWSVPIGLITEAAPQEEDLPELTEAGVSMLVLRHDTVTPELVAAAHTASLTVWTYTVNADADRERVLAAGVDGYCTDHP
- a CDS encoding GNAT family N-acetyltransferase, whose product is MAQGGDVRLAALNATHWEQVYAIYAAGIETGHATFSDTPPTWAQFDREKLPILRTVALDGDGRVLGWVACSPTNTRLVYVGVLEVSIYVSPEARERGIGGKLLRNTVRESEDAGFWTLQSAVFPENAASIRLHESAGFRVIGTRERVGKMTHGPMAGVWRDTVLLERRSPVVGS
- a CDS encoding OsmC family protein; the protein is MADDAAPDPILLARYLGDHRWEGRNERGASVAVGPEGEDGVFSPGELLAIAVAACTGMSAERRITSELGDEVALSVGATRHKNAEENRYERIAVELVVAASQMDPERRERMLRTARTAVDKLCTVSRSVTAGLEVDLTLEGEA
- a CDS encoding thymidylate synthase, which encodes MTSQPRPPYEDLLERVLTQGTPKGDRTGTGTRSIFGAQLRFDLSEGFPLVTTKRVHLKSVVHELLWFLQGDSNVRYLQENGVRIWNEWADADGDLGPVYGVQWRSWPTPDGGHIDQLAGVMEQIRRNPDSRRLLVSAWNVADLDAMALAPCHAFFQFYVADGRLSLQLYQRSADMFLGVPFNIASYALLTHMVAQQADLAVGDFIWTGGDCHIYDNHLEQVRTQLARDPYPLPRLELRRADSLFDYTFEDISVHGYIHHPAISAPVAV
- a CDS encoding dihydrofolate reductase, with the protein product MLGMVWAQTPAGTIAADGDLPWDVPEDFAHFRETVAGHPVIMGRTTWESMPPSMRPMPNSRSVVVTRNAEFEATGGEVVTSLEAALELLAEPADLEEVWVMGGGQIYAAALAYADELLVSEIDVEEPEGDLTPAPSIEEGSWREDTPNDIAGWRTSENGTRWRVRRWVRAGRP